The Ranitomeya imitator isolate aRanImi1 chromosome 3, aRanImi1.pri, whole genome shotgun sequence genome has a window encoding:
- the LOC138672576 gene encoding interferon-induced GTP-binding protein Mx2-like isoform X2 → MQTNGPTPVLPFGSSNIFGASPANPSATGSVLAQPALNVFSAFKDLNAPLPTATPAMEALLPATGTSSLEQMANGGSSTGVFVFQGMTQPDNVLGQQYEYKIRPCIDLIDSLRSLGVEKDLGLPAIAVIGDQSSGKSSVLEALSGVNLPRGSGIVTRCPLVLKLKKSKKDSPWKAKISYRDQEVEPKNPGEVEKEIRKAQDYMAGAGNGVSQELITLQVESPNVPDLTLLDLPGITRVALPNQPPDIGQQIKRMIRKYIERQETINLAVVPSNVDIATTEALEMAREVDPSGERTLGILTKPDLVDKGSEPDVVSVVRNLVYTLKKGFMIVKCRGQSEIQNNTCLETALLNEQMFFEDHEHFRVLQEEGRATIPLLAEKLTVELVAHISRTIPSLESQIKTKLQEVEKKVKMIGAGVPETETEKLLFLIEKLKHFADGITQVLQGEEEVADKQLKAFTYIRIKFYKWEKDLKRSANEFPQELRKDITVYEQKHRGRELTGFVNYKTFENIAKNQIQTFEEPAVDNLNDVTELVRSTFNEMAKKHFSHYLNLYRNAKGKLEDICIKQQKAAEKAIRTQFKMEQIIYCQDTIYGGSLKDVRAEATKETNSLSTPSQIQLSVQEMSQHIQAYFKNTTARLSNQIPLIILHYMLHEFADKLQSQMLSLLQDKENLAVLLMENDTLARERKDLHEKMKRLRAAQQRLAKFPC, encoded by the exons GTCTTGCCTTTCGGTTCGTCAAACATCTTTGGCGCATCACCTGCAAATCCGTCAGCAACTGGCTCAGTATTGGCCCAGCCGGCGCTAAATGTCTTTAGTGCATTCAAAGACTTAAACGCTCCGCTCCCAACAGCTACACCAGCGATGGAGGCGTTATTACCGGCTACCGGGACGTCATCTCTGGAGCAGATGGCTAATGGAG GTTCCTCTACTGGGGTATTTGTATTTCAAGGCATG ACCCAACCTGACAACGTCCTGGGACAACAATATGAATACAAGATCCGTCCGTGCATTGACCTGATTGACTCCCTGAGGTCCTTGGGGGTGGAGAAGGATTTGGGATTACCAGCGATCGCTGTGATCGGTGATCAGAGCTCTGGGAAAAGTTCAGTTCTGGAGGCTTTGTCAGGAGTCAATCTTCCCAGAGGCAGCG GCATTGTAACAAGATGTCCTCTTGTACTCAAGTTGAAAAAATCCAAAAAGGATTCCCCTTGGAAAGCCAAAATAAGCTATCGAGACCAGGAAGTGGAGCCAAAAAATCCAGGGGAAGTGGAAAAGGAGATCCGGAAAG CCCAAGACTATATGGCAGGTGCCGGGAATGGAGTCAGCCAAGAGCTAATTACCCTTCAAGTGGAGTCTCCAAACGTGCCAGACCTGACACTGCTCGATCTTCCCGGAATAACAAGAGTTGCTTTACCCAACCAACCTCCAGATATTGGACAGCAG ATCAAAAGGATGATCAGGAAGTACATAGAAAGACAGGAGACAATCAATTTGGCTGTGGTTCCTAGCAATGTGGACATTGCCACCACTGAAGCTCTAGAAATGGCTCGAGAAGTGGATCCTAGCGGAGAGCGGACACTGG GGATCCTGACTAAGCCGGATTTAGTTgacaaaggatctgaaccagatgtCGTAAGTGTCGTCCGGAATCTGGTGTACACTCTTAAGAAAGGCTTCATGATAGTCAAGTGTCGGGGGCAGAGTGAGATCCAGAACAACACCTGCCTGGAGACCGCCCTACTAAATGAGCAAATGTTCTTTGAGGATCATGAACATTTCAg GGTTCTTCAAGAAGAGGGACGTGCCACAATTCCTTTGCTGGCAGAAAAACTGACTGTTGAGCTCGTGGCACATATTTCT AGGACTATACCCAGCCTGGAGAGTCAAATCAAGACCAAACTACAGGAGGTAGAGAAGAAAGTGAAGATGATCGGTGCCGGCGTCCCGGAAACGGAGACGGAGAAGTTGTTATTTCTCATAGAG AAACTCAAGCATTTTGCCGACGGCATCACTCAAGTCCTACAAGGGGAAGAGGAAGTCGCAGACAAACAGTTGAAAGCTTTCACCTACATCCGAATAAAATTCTACAAATGGGAAAAAGATCTGAAGCGATCCGCCAATGAAT TCCCCCAGGAATTAAGAAAGGACATTACTGTGTATGAGCAGAAACATCGTGGCCGGGAACTTACAGGGTTCGTCAACTACAAAACATTTGAAAACATTGCAAAGAATCAAATCCAGACATTCGAGGAGCCGGCCGTGGACAATCTGAACGACGTCACAG AACTCGTCAGATCGACATTCAATGAGATGGCGAAGAAGCACTTCAGCCATTACCTCAATCTTTACAGAAATGCAAAG GGAAAGCTAGAAGATATTTGCATTAAGCAACAAAAGGCAGCTGAGAAAGCGATCCGTACACAATTTAAGATGGAACAGATCATCTACTGCCAGGACACGATTTATGGTGGATCTCTGAAGGACGTCCGGGCAGAGGCAACTAAGGAAACCAATTCTTTATCCACACCGTCACAGATACAACTATCTGTCCAGGAGATGTCCCAACACATCCAGGCGTATTTCAAG AACACGACCGCCCGTTTGTCAAACCAGATCCCCCTGATCATTCTGCACTACATGCTCCATGAATTTGCTGACAAGCTGCAATCACAAATGTTGTCTCTGCTCCAGGACAAGGAGAACCTCGCTGTGTTACTGATGGAGAACGACACTCTGGCGCGGGAGCGGAAGGATTTACATGAGAAGATGAAGCGGCTCCGAGCCGCACAACAGAGATTGGCCAAATTTCCCTGCTAG
- the LOC138672576 gene encoding interferon-induced GTP-binding protein Mx2-like isoform X1, translating into MSWRPNRRGRKIASIREKASYRKMQTNGPTPVLPFGSSNIFGASPANPSATGSVLAQPALNVFSAFKDLNAPLPTATPAMEALLPATGTSSLEQMANGGSSTGVFVFQGMTQPDNVLGQQYEYKIRPCIDLIDSLRSLGVEKDLGLPAIAVIGDQSSGKSSVLEALSGVNLPRGSGIVTRCPLVLKLKKSKKDSPWKAKISYRDQEVEPKNPGEVEKEIRKAQDYMAGAGNGVSQELITLQVESPNVPDLTLLDLPGITRVALPNQPPDIGQQIKRMIRKYIERQETINLAVVPSNVDIATTEALEMAREVDPSGERTLGILTKPDLVDKGSEPDVVSVVRNLVYTLKKGFMIVKCRGQSEIQNNTCLETALLNEQMFFEDHEHFRVLQEEGRATIPLLAEKLTVELVAHISRTIPSLESQIKTKLQEVEKKVKMIGAGVPETETEKLLFLIEKLKHFADGITQVLQGEEEVADKQLKAFTYIRIKFYKWEKDLKRSANEFPQELRKDITVYEQKHRGRELTGFVNYKTFENIAKNQIQTFEEPAVDNLNDVTELVRSTFNEMAKKHFSHYLNLYRNAKGKLEDICIKQQKAAEKAIRTQFKMEQIIYCQDTIYGGSLKDVRAEATKETNSLSTPSQIQLSVQEMSQHIQAYFKNTTARLSNQIPLIILHYMLHEFADKLQSQMLSLLQDKENLAVLLMENDTLARERKDLHEKMKRLRAAQQRLAKFPC; encoded by the exons GTCTTGCCTTTCGGTTCGTCAAACATCTTTGGCGCATCACCTGCAAATCCGTCAGCAACTGGCTCAGTATTGGCCCAGCCGGCGCTAAATGTCTTTAGTGCATTCAAAGACTTAAACGCTCCGCTCCCAACAGCTACACCAGCGATGGAGGCGTTATTACCGGCTACCGGGACGTCATCTCTGGAGCAGATGGCTAATGGAG GTTCCTCTACTGGGGTATTTGTATTTCAAGGCATG ACCCAACCTGACAACGTCCTGGGACAACAATATGAATACAAGATCCGTCCGTGCATTGACCTGATTGACTCCCTGAGGTCCTTGGGGGTGGAGAAGGATTTGGGATTACCAGCGATCGCTGTGATCGGTGATCAGAGCTCTGGGAAAAGTTCAGTTCTGGAGGCTTTGTCAGGAGTCAATCTTCCCAGAGGCAGCG GCATTGTAACAAGATGTCCTCTTGTACTCAAGTTGAAAAAATCCAAAAAGGATTCCCCTTGGAAAGCCAAAATAAGCTATCGAGACCAGGAAGTGGAGCCAAAAAATCCAGGGGAAGTGGAAAAGGAGATCCGGAAAG CCCAAGACTATATGGCAGGTGCCGGGAATGGAGTCAGCCAAGAGCTAATTACCCTTCAAGTGGAGTCTCCAAACGTGCCAGACCTGACACTGCTCGATCTTCCCGGAATAACAAGAGTTGCTTTACCCAACCAACCTCCAGATATTGGACAGCAG ATCAAAAGGATGATCAGGAAGTACATAGAAAGACAGGAGACAATCAATTTGGCTGTGGTTCCTAGCAATGTGGACATTGCCACCACTGAAGCTCTAGAAATGGCTCGAGAAGTGGATCCTAGCGGAGAGCGGACACTGG GGATCCTGACTAAGCCGGATTTAGTTgacaaaggatctgaaccagatgtCGTAAGTGTCGTCCGGAATCTGGTGTACACTCTTAAGAAAGGCTTCATGATAGTCAAGTGTCGGGGGCAGAGTGAGATCCAGAACAACACCTGCCTGGAGACCGCCCTACTAAATGAGCAAATGTTCTTTGAGGATCATGAACATTTCAg GGTTCTTCAAGAAGAGGGACGTGCCACAATTCCTTTGCTGGCAGAAAAACTGACTGTTGAGCTCGTGGCACATATTTCT AGGACTATACCCAGCCTGGAGAGTCAAATCAAGACCAAACTACAGGAGGTAGAGAAGAAAGTGAAGATGATCGGTGCCGGCGTCCCGGAAACGGAGACGGAGAAGTTGTTATTTCTCATAGAG AAACTCAAGCATTTTGCCGACGGCATCACTCAAGTCCTACAAGGGGAAGAGGAAGTCGCAGACAAACAGTTGAAAGCTTTCACCTACATCCGAATAAAATTCTACAAATGGGAAAAAGATCTGAAGCGATCCGCCAATGAAT TCCCCCAGGAATTAAGAAAGGACATTACTGTGTATGAGCAGAAACATCGTGGCCGGGAACTTACAGGGTTCGTCAACTACAAAACATTTGAAAACATTGCAAAGAATCAAATCCAGACATTCGAGGAGCCGGCCGTGGACAATCTGAACGACGTCACAG AACTCGTCAGATCGACATTCAATGAGATGGCGAAGAAGCACTTCAGCCATTACCTCAATCTTTACAGAAATGCAAAG GGAAAGCTAGAAGATATTTGCATTAAGCAACAAAAGGCAGCTGAGAAAGCGATCCGTACACAATTTAAGATGGAACAGATCATCTACTGCCAGGACACGATTTATGGTGGATCTCTGAAGGACGTCCGGGCAGAGGCAACTAAGGAAACCAATTCTTTATCCACACCGTCACAGATACAACTATCTGTCCAGGAGATGTCCCAACACATCCAGGCGTATTTCAAG AACACGACCGCCCGTTTGTCAAACCAGATCCCCCTGATCATTCTGCACTACATGCTCCATGAATTTGCTGACAAGCTGCAATCACAAATGTTGTCTCTGCTCCAGGACAAGGAGAACCTCGCTGTGTTACTGATGGAGAACGACACTCTGGCGCGGGAGCGGAAGGATTTACATGAGAAGATGAAGCGGCTCCGAGCCGCACAACAGAGATTGGCCAAATTTCCCTGCTAG